The nucleotide window ATCCTTCGCAGCTATCCGCCAGCGGATTGATATCCAATTCCGGCTGCATCATCTTGACCGGGCGGAGACCGAACAGTACATGAACAAACATCTTTCCTTCTCAGGTGTCGGACGGGATATCTTCAGCGAATCCGCGATTGATGAGGTGTTCAGCTATTCGAGTGGTGCGTCGCGCCTCATCAACAAGCTGGCAACGCATTGCCTGTTGTTTGCGGCGCAGAATGGAAATCGCATCATCGACGACCGGATGGTGAAGAAAGTGATCGAGGGAGAACTGGCCTAGTTCCCCCTCGTTTTTCTCTATTTTTCCGGACAAAGAAACCGTCAGGTTGGGGACAAAAAGAACCGTCAATTTCCAGACAAAATCAGACGTCAATAACAGATGACCTTTACTCAATAGTTTCTTTATTAAACGTAATGCTGTTTCAAGACGAATACAACAATTATATAAATAACCATTCTGAAGAGGGGATGAATAAAAAGTACATAAAAAGAGCTTGGGAGGTAGGAAGAAAAAATATTGAAAACTACCCGAGGTTAACTTCGATTTTAGAGAAAGGTTTAAATGATAGTGAAAAAGAAAGATATTGTTCTGTTAAGGAGATAAAGAAAGAATTGAAAAGCTGGAAAGAAAGCTGGTGAATAAAGTTGGAACAAGAACAAGTAATAAAAATTAAAAATGTTGGTATTAAATATGGAGATAATTGGGTTATAAGAAATTTCAATACCGATTTTTATCAAGGCCAAATGGTAGCACTTATTGGATCTAATGGGGCTGGTAAAACCACGTTAATGAACACTATTGCTGGAGCTATACATCCGGAAGAGGGAAAGGTGGAGTTTAATAAGAAGTTGTTAAACAAGCATGCTTTTTCATCAATAGGCTGGAGTCCACAAAGACAAGTAATAGATTGGTATTTAAACGTTTATAATAACGTATATATGGGTGCTATGTTGGCAGGATACTCTAAGAGAGAATCTAAGATTAAAACAAACAATGCACTGAAAATAGTTGGTCTAGAAGACATGAGTAAAAAGCATCCCGATGCACTTTCAGGTGGACAGCAACAACGAGTACAAATTGCTCGAGCTATCGTTCATACTCCAAAAATCATGATATTAGATGAACCGACAACTGGATTGGATGCGGAATCCACAGATAACTTATTAGCATCCCTAAAAAAACATGCAGATATGGGGAATTTCGTTTTGCTGTCTTCACATGATTTACATTCCGTAGAAAATTATTGCGACACAATTATGTTTATAGATAAAGGAAAGTTGATATATTTTGAAAAAAAAGAAGCTTTTTTATCACGGTTTCAGAATTTTGAAGTACTGACGTTAGAAATTGAACATGAACTAAGTGATGCGCAATTTAATACTTTACAAAAATCTATAGAAATAATAAGCAGAAATCCTCTCCAAGTAAGAATAAAAAGTAATGAACCTTTGGGTGATTTAATTCAGCTTGTTGAAAGATATGTTTGTGTGAAAGATGTAAAAAAGGAGAAGTCGAACTTAAGGGATATATACTTAAAACTGAAGGAGGGAGAGTAAGTGGAAAAAAAAATTGAATCGATTGACTTAGGAAAGAATAGTTTTCTTGGAGTCAAAGGAATAATAGCAGTAATTACAATTGAGCTACAAGCTTTTTGGAACAATAGAAATACTGTATATGCAAAATTTTTAGAGCCAATAATTTACCTCTTATTTTTAGTTGTAGGAATTAGAAGTTCTAATCATCTAATTCAATTTAAAGGAGAGTCTGTTGATTATATATTATTTTCTGTACCAGGTATAATGGCAATTTTAGTAATTCGTTTAATGTCTCATACTATCTATAGATCGACCATAGATAGAAGATGGGGCCTGATGGCTCTAAAGTTTTTGAATGGAGTAACCCCAATAAGTTATATTTTAGGACTCTCAGTTTATCCTATTGCAATGTTTATAGTTCAATCAACTTTACTAATAATATTATCATTGTTTTTTGGTATAACAATAACTTTGTCAGGTTTTATATTAGCTCTGGCTTTTGGTGCTATTGCTATTTTATTTTGGAGTACTCTTGGTGTAATTATTACAACTAGCATTCACAACTATCAACAAAGAGATTTAATTATAAGTTTAATGGTATTACCCTTAATATTTACTGCTCCTACTTTTTTTAGTTTAGACAATGTACCTACTTATATGAAAGTAGTAGCATTTTTTAATCCTTTAACTTATCAAACTAATTCGATAAGAAGTGCTCTTACTAATCAAGTATCTTTATTAGAAATGTCTGCTACTATATTTTTATCAATAATAGTTTTAGTGATTTTTATTATTCTTTCAAAAAAGATAAAACTATTAAATAATGAACACTAGAGGAAAATCACAAAATATCATCTCCATTTAGAGAAAGAAGCAAATATAGTTTTCCTCTGGTGGGATGAAATAAGTTTATTCCATTCCTTTTTGATAATACTTTTCTACGATAGATTGGACTCCAGCTGAATACGATTATTGAAAGTGAGCGTCAATAAAAATTGCCTAGAGTACAGGCAAGCTTTATTTGACGCTTATATTATTGTAGAAAATAAGGAATTATTCTTCAGCTCAAATATCATGTTTGTAAAAAACTTACTCAGCAAAGAAGTAGAAAAGTAAGCGTCAAATAGGTTCTTTCCACACTTAGTTGAATTTACGAGCTTCAAGCAATAATAGTTTATTTCGCAGAAGCTCAAAACTATTTCTTCCATACATGATACGTTTAATGGTTTTCAACTTATTTATACTTCTTTCGGCTAATCCGTTATTGTAAGACAGGATACATGCATTTTCAACGGCCTCTATATCCTTCTTCATTCCATTGAGAAAACTGACCAATTCCTTTAACTTAAGGCTTTCAGCTTCGGAAATCCATTTATGCAACGCCTCTTTTTTACCCGATTGAAGAATCCCTTTAAATTCCCCTAGTAAGCGAAATAAGGTTTCAATCACCGGATACTTCTGAAAAACGTTTTTTACTTGTTCGGAGGAAATGGCTTTTACTTTATCCAGTGGCTTGTAAAGTAGCTTTACCAGCCACTTTCTCTCTACAATCTCCGTGGCATCGGCGGTTTCTTCATCTTTTAGATCGCTTCGCAGCCTTTTCTCTTTCGCTATGAATTGTCTGATCGCAGCTTCTGAACCTGTGTAACCTTTCTTACAAATGGAAGTGTAGATCTCTTTATAAGTGGTTCCTTTTGAACGTAAAGCGATCACTTCATTTCGAAAAGGAGCTAATTTTCCGTTGCGCTGTACACCATATTGGCCGTGGACCGGATTGAAATCGGAAGCTAAATAATTGTTTATCGTCTTCATTGTATAGCCAGTTTCATCGGCAATTTTTCTGATACTGTATCCTTTTTCCCGTAAAGCGATCACTGCTTCGGCTCTTCCTATTACTTTTTGAACGGCTTTCTTGTGTTCCTGACCACGTTGATCCACTGACTCTTTGGGGATTTCTTCTTCATGCATTCTCATATATTTTCGAATCATTTGAAAGCTGCATCTCGTTTGAGAACGAATTTCTTGTAAGGTGCGTCCTTGGGACGCCAAAGCTTTGACCCATAGGATTTTATCGCGTCGTGAAGATTTAGTGGTTAGTAGTAGATTCATAGCGTGCTGTTCCTTCGTTAATGGAATGATGATCCGTCCGGATAAAACACTATACAGATAGAGTGTAATCGCATCTGTCAGGTTTTTCACTAAATGAAAGCGATCGCTGATGTGATGGGCTTCAGGATGAGCTTCCCGAATCGCCGCGGCATACGTAGGAGAGCCGTCTCTTGAAACAAATTCGATATTTGGAAAGAGTGAAAGCCAACTAACCACATCTTTTTTCTCTCTTGATTCAATGGGGTCAATGACTTTGCCATCCGTCAAATCGATCATGAGAGTGCCGTAGCTCTTTCTTTTTTTTATCGCGAAATCATCGATGCAGATCGCTTCAATCGATTCTTTATTTATGGACAGTAGACTTTTTTTTTTGATAGTTACAGATGGTACTCTTTTTAACGTCGACTACGTGCTGAGATAGATAGGCTGCAGCTGAGACAGAACTTTGGGTTAATGAAACTTCCAGGATAGTTTCTTTTAACCTCCTGGTTTTCTTCGCTTTATTGTCTAAAAAGGGGAAGGTTTCGGTAAATGTCGTCCGGTGACAGGAAGCATTATCACAAAACATTTTCCGGTTTGATAGTATGATGACTACTTTTTTATCTTGAATCGGTAAATTTTGAAAGTTTCGGCTATAGCGAGAGTGGATGCGGGAAGACACCTGTTGGCAGGAAGGACATACACATTCTTTGCGAGTAGATGCCACAGAAAAACGAATGAAATCGGCAGATATATCCGTACTTGTGCAAACTAAATTTTCATCGAGTAATGTGATGAGTTCCTCCATAAAGCCATCTCTCCTATGATTTTTTGTTTCATTATAACAGAATACACAAACTATTCAACTAAGTATGGAAAGAACCTATTTGACGCTTACGGAAGATGGTGGTTTACTGCTGTTGCGGCTGTCAGTGCCAAGCTGCCGCTCGAGATCCTGTACCCGGGTTTTTAAAAAACCAGAAAATGTATACTCTTCTATTTATACATAAGATAGCTAAAAAGAAATAATTTACTGTATAATCTTATTTAAGGAAGGAGTTATAATAGTGAATCTAGTTAATGATTTTATTAGTTTTTTGAACATAAATAGTGGGGCCTTGGCAGTCCTTCTTAATGCAATTTTGGTTTCCATCACAGGAATATACGTTTTTTTGACATATAAGCTTGCTAAAAATTCTAATCAAACCGTTCAAGATGCTCGTATAGATTTAATTAATAAAAAAAAGAGAGAAGAAGCTATCAAGAAAAACCTTATTTACTTAATTAACAGTGAAATATTGCAAAATTCCTTCATTTATGTTTTTTCTCAGTATTACTTGCTTAACAAAAAAGAAGTTAACTTAAAAGAGAGACTAAGGCAATTTTGGAGTAATGGTAGAATCTCTGTAGATAGCACCTCAAAAGGCCATATAATTGCCCATACTAAGTTGGATACTTGGAGAGAAATACGTGGCCAATGTAGTCAATATTTTTCCAATGAACTTATGCAAGAGTTAACGGGATACTATTTCGGAGTTGAACATTCAAAAATCTATTCGATTAAAGGAATGCAAAGAGAAAACTTTATTGAACTTTGTAACAACCAACTTATATCTACTTACAAGTGTTTGGAAATTTTAAGAAATGAAGTAGAAGATCTTCGAATTATAGAGGAATACAAAGTAGGGAAAAAGACTCTTCGGATAAACAAGGAAAAAGGTATTCTTATTGAATCAAGTGAAGGATAGAACGACAGCTAGAGAGGAAATGCAGCCATCGTTCTTTCTTCAACAGTCTTCTTCAATTTGCATATTCTTCTTGGATCGATTGGTTCCCATGCGTGTTAGCACCTGTTCTTGGTCTTTGCTGGACAAGTTGGTATAAAGAGAAGTGGTTTCAATATTGCTATGTCCTAGCTGGTCACGTAAAAGCACAATATTCCCGCCATTACGGATGAAATCTGCAGCAAAACTATGGCGCAGTTTATGAGGACTGATACCCTCTCCTTGAGCAAATGCAGCCGTATACTTGCCGACCAGGTTCTCAATGGCCCGACGGGAAAGAGGGCGGGCAGTGCCACCATAGAGTGTGACGAACAGGAAGGGGACATCCTTCGCCCCCTTATAGCGGGCCTCCCGAATGGAAAGATAAGCCTTCAAATGCTCGATTGCCTGATCCATGATATTCACGGTATCTTCTTTTGCGCCTTTCCGTTTGATATCAATCAGTTTCTTTTTCAGATTCACTTTTTTCGTCAACATGCCTGCAGTTTCAGCTAGCCGGATTCCGCTGCCAAGAAAAAGGGAGAGGATGGCTAAATCACGTTCCTTATCCCGTTTAAACCGCTGTTTGGCTATGGCGCTTTCCAGCAATTCTTCGTACTCGAATTCCACAAAATGCAGAAACTCATGGATCTCTTGGTCATTCAGGATAACTGAACTGATTTTCTGCGCGCGTCTGCTCGCCGTTTCTTTTTTTGTATGCAAAACGATTTTGCTCATGACGTTCCGGTAGAAGTAAGATTCTCCTTCTTCATTCTCGGTTTCCTTCGTCAGGTAATTGAATAGGGACTTCAACGCATGGACGGAGAGATTAACG belongs to Planococcus lenghuensis and includes:
- a CDS encoding metal ABC transporter ATP-binding protein, with amino-acid sequence MEQEQVIKIKNVGIKYGDNWVIRNFNTDFYQGQMVALIGSNGAGKTTLMNTIAGAIHPEEGKVEFNKKLLNKHAFSSIGWSPQRQVIDWYLNVYNNVYMGAMLAGYSKRESKIKTNNALKIVGLEDMSKKHPDALSGGQQQRVQIARAIVHTPKIMILDEPTTGLDAESTDNLLASLKKHADMGNFVLLSSHDLHSVENYCDTIMFIDKGKLIYFEKKEAFLSRFQNFEVLTLEIEHELSDAQFNTLQKSIEIISRNPLQVRIKSNEPLGDLIQLVERYVCVKDVKKEKSNLRDIYLKLKEGE
- a CDS encoding ABC transporter permease encodes the protein MEKKIESIDLGKNSFLGVKGIIAVITIELQAFWNNRNTVYAKFLEPIIYLLFLVVGIRSSNHLIQFKGESVDYILFSVPGIMAILVIRLMSHTIYRSTIDRRWGLMALKFLNGVTPISYILGLSVYPIAMFIVQSTLLIILSLFFGITITLSGFILALAFGAIAILFWSTLGVIITTSIHNYQQRDLIISLMVLPLIFTAPTFFSLDNVPTYMKVVAFFNPLTYQTNSIRSALTNQVSLLEMSATIFLSIIVLVIFIILSKKIKLLNNEH
- a CDS encoding ISL3 family transposase, with amino-acid sequence MKKKSLLSINKESIEAICIDDFAIKKRKSYGTLMIDLTDGKVIDPIESREKKDVVSWLSLFPNIEFVSRDGSPTYAAAIREAHPEAHHISDRFHLVKNLTDAITLYLYSVLSGRIIIPLTKEQHAMNLLLTTKSSRRDKILWVKALASQGRTLQEIRSQTRCSFQMIRKYMRMHEEEIPKESVDQRGQEHKKAVQKVIGRAEAVIALREKGYSIRKIADETGYTMKTINNYLASDFNPVHGQYGVQRNGKLAPFRNEVIALRSKGTTYKEIYTSICKKGYTGSEAAIRQFIAKEKRLRSDLKDEETADATEIVERKWLVKLLYKPLDKVKAISSEQVKNVFQKYPVIETLFRLLGEFKGILQSGKKEALHKWISEAESLKLKELVSFLNGMKKDIEAVENACILSYNNGLAERSINKLKTIKRIMYGRNSFELLRNKLLLLEARKFN
- a CDS encoding transposase family protein; translated protein: MEELITLLDENLVCTSTDISADFIRFSVASTRKECVCPSCQQVSSRIHSRYSRNFQNLPIQDKKVVIILSNRKMFCDNASCHRTTFTETFPFLDNKAKKTRRLKETILEVSLTQSSVSAAAYLSQHVVDVKKSTICNYQKKKSTVHK
- a CDS encoding DUF6444 domain-containing protein → MEEYTFSGFLKTRVQDLERQLGTDSRNSSKPPSSVSVK
- the xerS gene encoding tyrosine recombinase XerS encodes the protein MAMTPEELQVLQRIETQLTTMPFYVVEYIRSKKRAGLSANTLLQYLYRYQHFFKWLLREGLTDAADAASIPYSVLEKLRKQDIELYIEYLQEESIHYEQETTKKRGKDVVNLSVHALKSLFNYLTKETENEEGESYFYRNVMSKIVLHTKKETASRRAQKISSVILNDQEIHEFLHFVEFEYEELLESAIAKQRFKRDKERDLAILSLFLGSGIRLAETAGMLTKKVNLKKKLIDIKRKGAKEDTVNIMDQAIEHLKAYLSIREARYKGAKDVPFLFVTLYGGTARPLSRRAIENLVGKYTAAFAQGEGISPHKLRHSFAADFIRNGGNIVLLRDQLGHSNIETTSLYTNLSSKDQEQVLTRMGTNRSKKNMQIEEDC